DNA from Terriglobales bacterium:
TGATTCCTGGACGTTCGCGCTCCTCCGCGAAGAGATGCTCATGGCGGTTGATTTCGAATGCTTGCAGGATTGCAGCTTCAAGAAGGACCCGCGGCCCGAGCTCTTTCTTCGCGTCCAATATCGCCGCTCCGTAGTCCCATAGGATAGCCAGCCCCGCTCGAAGAGTATCCCAAGCCCGCCAAGCGGGCGGCCAAATGATGGTCGCAAATCCCACCGGGCGAACACATCGCAAACAGCCCGTTGTCCCAGCGCCGTAGGCGCGGAATGAAGATAGCCCAGGGCGGTGAGTCCGCCGAAGGCGGACGAGCAAGCCCCGGGGAGGCTCGGCTAGGATCTCGCGCCCGACTGGCGCCGAGCGAGTCCGCCACGGCGGACGGGGCGAGGCGGCAATAGGAGGGCGCCAACCGTAGGCGATCCCGAATACCTCCGCAAATGTAGAACGACCCGCCAGCTCATTCCCGAGCCGGCGGGTCGCCGGTAAGCTGTTGGGATTGGCCTGAGGCGGTCACTCTCATGAATCAGTGGCCACTGCCAACTCCTCAACGTGCGGAAGTTGCAGAAGGTTAGAGCAAACGCCCTAAGCCTCAGCCACCTCACGATTCCTGCATAAGTCCTGTTCCATGGACCACCTCCTTTCCCGTGTACCTCGAACCCTAATACGCTCCCGCGCGCCCCGTCAATCTCTTTGAAAGCATCGCATCCGCTCTGCCACTGCGTTCTTGCATTTTGCATTCTGCATTGTTTCTCGTGCTACGCTTCTTCCCCTTGCCTGCCGAACTGGAAAGCATCGCTGGCCTGGTGACGGCGGCGCTGGGCGGCGCCGCGGTCGGCCTGGAGCGCGAATGGTCCGGCCACGCCTCCGGACCCGACGCCCGCTTCGCCGGCATCCGCACTTTCACCCTGCTGGGCGGGATGGCCGGCATGGCCGGCTGGCTCTGGTCCCTCCAGTACACCGCGTTCGCGGCCATCCTCCTGTCCGCGGCTGCGGCCCTGGTGCTGGCCGCTTACATTTCCGCGGCCCGGCGCAGCGTGGAAGCCACCACCGAGGTCGCGGCGCTGGTGGTGCTGGGCGCAGGCCTGCTCAGCGGCATCGGACACCTGCGTCTGGCCAGCGCCATCTTTGCTCTTACGGTCCTGTTGCTGGCGGAAAAATCGCAGCTCCACGCCATGGTGGCCCGCATTGACGACGTCTCGCTCCGCGCCGGCATCCGCTTCGCCGTCATGGCCGTCGTCATCCTGCCGCTGTTGCCCGAGGGCCCCTACGGACCGCTGGGCGGCATCCGCCCGCGCCTGCTCTGGCTGCTGACCCTGTTCTTCTCCGGCCTGAGCTTCGGCGGATACATCGCTCGCCGTCTGGTCGGCGACCGCCTCGGCTACCCGCTGGCCGGATTGCTGGGCGGCATGGTCTCCTCGACCAACGTCACCTTCACATTTGCCCGCCTCAGCCGCGCGGAGGAACGCATGCGCGGCCCGCTCGCTTTGGGCGTGGTTGGCGCCTGCACGGTTTTGTTTCTTCGCGTGCTCACCGCCACCACCGTGCTCAAACCTCCGCTCACGCTCGCCCTCATTCCCTATTTTGCTGCGCCGTTCCTGGTGGGCGCGGTGTTCCTGCTGCCGCTTCTGCGCCGCGCGCCGGATCAGGTTGCAGCTCCGGTGGAGATGAAGAACCCTCTGCAGGTGTGGAGCGCGCTGCAGATGGCCGCACTGTTTCAGGTAGTGCTGTTCGGCGTGCATGCCATGGAACAGCGCTTCGGCGACGCCGGGTTGCTGGTCTCGGCCGCCGTCCTCGGGCTCACCGACATGGACGCGCTCACCATCTCGATGTCGCGTGCCGACATGGCCGTCACCTTGTGCGCCCGGGCCCTTACCGTCGGCGTCCTCTCCAACACCATCCTCAAGATGCTGCTGGCCGTCGTGTTGGGAAGAGGAACGTTCCGTCTCCAGGCTGGAGCCTTCCTTCTGGCCATGGCAATCGCCCTGGCCGCGTCGCTCTTCTGGCTTCGGTAGCCGGAAAAGTGGGCCTCGGCAGGTCGCACCTCCAGGCCCATTCGTAGAGACGCAGCCTGCTGCGTCTCGGAGACGTTGCAAGCAACCTGGGAAAACGGTGATCCGCCTACCCCTCCCAGCGATACATCCCTTTCTGCTCCAGCCCCACGTGCGCCAGCACGCGGCAGGCGAACTGTTTCGCCATCGCTTCCGCCCCCGACGGCCGGTTGTATAGTGCAGGGATCAGAGGGAAGATGGTCGCCCCCGCGTCGGCCGCGCGATACATGTTGCGAATGTGGATCTTGTTCAGCGGAGTCTCGCGCACGCACAGCACGAGCGGGCGCTTCTCTTTAAGGCAGACGTCGGCGGCCCGTTCCACCAGCCGCGTGGCCAGTCCATTGGCGACGCGCGCCAGCGTCCCCATGCTGCACGGGATCACGATCATGGCGTCGGCCGGATATGACCCGCTGGCGATGTTCGCGCCGATGTTGGCGTTGTTCTGCTCGCGGATCTTCTTCGACTTGCGCCCCACTACCTGCGCCACCAGGTTGGAGCGCCCGCGCAGGCCCAGCTCCTCCGCCAGCACGCGCAGAGCGTGCTCGGAGACCACCAGGTTGACGTGCGCCACGCGCTGGTCGCGCTCCAGCAGTCGCAGCAGCTCGCGCGCGAAGATCGCCCCGCTCGCCCCGGTGATGGCCACGGTGATGTTCTGCGGTGGGATGGACATGGGCGTCAATCTTAGCACTCAGCATTCAGCCGTCAGCACTCAGCCTGATGCAGAGAAGGTGTTAAGCTGATTGCTGATTGCTGAGTGCTGAGTGCTAGTCGCTAATCGCTTATTGCTTATCGCTCCCCGATGAATCCCGAGGCCTTGCGCAAGCTGTTCCATGAAGTTCGCACCGGCCGCCTCTCACCCGACCAGGCCGTCCGCCGCCTGCGCCACATGCCCTTCGAGGACCTGGGCTTCGCCAAGGTGGATCATCACCGCCCGCTGCGCGCCGGCATGCCGGAGGTCGTTTTGGCGGAAGGCAAGACGCCCGCTCAGACGGCGCGCATCTTCGAGCGTCTGGCTCGCCACGGCTCGAACGTCCTCGCCACGCGCGCTTCCCGCGAGCACTACGCTGCGGTCCGCAGGCGCGTACGCCGCGCTCGCTATGAGGAGCTGGCCCGCGCCATCGTGCTGCATCGCGACCACCGCCGGCACGGCAAAGGACGCATTGTCGTCGTCTCTGCCGGGACCGGCGACATCCCCGTGGCCGAGGAGGCCGTGGTCACCGCCGAGCTCATGGGCAACACCGTCGAGCACATCTACGACGTCGGCGTCGCCGGCATCCACCGCCTGTTCGCTCACCGCGACTCGCTCACCCGCGCCCGCGTCGTCATCGTCTGCGCCGGCATGGAAGGCGCGCTCCCCAGCGTGGTGGGAGGCCTGGTCAGCGTTCCCGTCATCGCTGTGCCCACCAGCGTCGGCTACGGCGCTTCGTTTGAAGGATTGGCCGCGCTACTCGGCATGCTCAACTCCTGCGCCTCCAGCGTCAGTGTCGTCAATATCGATAACGGCTTCGGCGCCGGCTACGTCGCCTCGCTGATCAACCGGCTGTGATGTTGCCGATGACAAGATGACCACATGACTGCATGAACCACATGTTCCGTGATCTGCTCGAAGTCGCCGTCGCCTACGCCCTGATCGAGGCCGCCCTCTGGACTCCGCGCCCGCAGCAGTTCTGGTGGTCTGTGGCGGCCATGGTTTGGGTGCTGGCCTCGACCATCGTCGGCCGCAAGCGCTTTCGCACTCTCGGCCTGGGTTCGCGCGGCTTCCGGGATACGCTGTGGATGGTGCCCGGCGCCCTTGCCGGGGCCGGCATCATGCTGCTCGCGGCTTGGCTGGAAGGCACACTGCATCCTCTGTTCGGCAGCCGGCCCGCCCTGGTGCATGCCCTGCTCTACCTGCCCTGGGCGCTGGCGCAACAGTTCCTCTTGCAGTCGTTCTTCTTCCTGCGGCTGGAGCGCGCCTTCGACAGCGGACGCCGCGGCGTGCTGGCCGCCGCCCTGCTCTACTCGCTGGCCCACATCCCCAATGAATCCATGGTGCTGGGCACACTGCTCTTCGGCCTCATCTCGTGCGACGTCTTTCGCCACGCCCGCAACGTCTACCCGCTCGCCCTGGCCCACTTCATCCTGGGACTGGCCTTCGCTGTCAGCGTCCCGGCCAGCGTGCATCACAACATGCGCGTCGGCCTGGGCTATTTGCGCTATCCGAACTGAGGGCGGCCACGAGAACCAGAGCAGTCAGCAGTCAGCAGTCAGCAGTCAGCAGTCAGGAATCGGCATCCGCCATCAGCAATCAGGTTGTCGGCTGTCGTCCATGACCCTGATGCCATCATCCTGAGCGACGAAGGGGCTCCCGCGCCCATACGCCCCAGCGGCAATGCGCGCAGCGCGGTGCCGCTGGTCGTGCGCCGGAAACCGGAGCGAAGGATCTAGGGGTTGCCGTTATCTCCCGCTCTTTCTTCGCGTTCTCTGCGTTCTCTGCGGCGAACCCTTCCCGAACACGCGAACAAAGATCTTGTCCACGTTCCGCAACTGCCGCTTCAGGTCGAACGCCTGCTCCAGTTTCTTCCGCGGCAGCCGCGCGGTGATCTGCTTGTCCTTCATCACCATCTCGCGGAAGTTGCCGCCTTCTTTCCACGCCCGCATGGCGTGGCGCTGCACCATGCGGTAGGCCTTCTCGCGCGACAGACCGCTCTCCGCCAGGTCCAGCAGCAGTTGCCCGCTGAACACCAGCCCTCCGGTGCTCTCCAGGTTCTGCAGCATGCGCTTGGGATAGACCAGCAGCCGGTCGATCAGGTCAGTGGTCTTGTGTAGCAGATAGTCCACCAGGATGGTGGAGTCCGGCAGGATGACCCGCTCGACGGACGAATGCGAGATGTCGCGCTCGTGCCACAGCGCCACGTTCTCCAGCGCCGCCTGCGCGTTGGCCCGCACCACGCGCGCCAGCCCGCTGATCTGTTCGCAGGTCACCGGATTGCGCTTGTGCGGCATGGCCGAGGAGCCCTTCTGCTTCTCGCTGAAGAACTCTTCCGCTTCGCGCACCTCGGTGCGCTGCAGGTGCCGGACCTCCGTGGCGAACTTGTCCAGCGACGACGCGATGCCCGCCAGTGTCGCCAGGTACTGCGCGTGACGGTCGCGGCTAATCACCTGCGACGACACCGCCGCCGCCTCGAGGCCCAGCTTCTCGCAGATCCTCTCTTCCAGCTCCGGATCGAGATGCGCGCAGTTGCCTACCGCGCCCGAGAGCTTGCCCACCCGCATCTCTTCCGCCGCCCGTTCCAGGCGAGCCCGTTGCCGCTCGATCTCGCTGTACCAGTTGGCCAGCTTCAGCCCGAAGGTGATGGGCTCGGCGTGCACGCCGTGCGTGCGTCCGATCATGGGCGTGCGCTGGAACTCGAGCGCGCGCCGCTTCAGCACCGCGCTCAGCTTCTCCAGGTCGCGCCGCAGGATTTCCGACGCCGCCTTCACCTGCAGCGCCTGCGCCGTGTCCACCACGTCGTTCGAGGTCAGCCCGTAGTGCAGCCAGCGTGACTCCGGGCCGATGTGCTCCGCCACCGCCGTGGTGAAGGCGATGACGTCATGCTTCACCTCCGCCTCAATAGCCAGGATGCGGGCCACGTTGAAGTCGGCCTTGGCGCGGATGGCTTCGGCCGCCTCCCGGGGCACGATCCCGGCCTCGGCCAGCGTCTCGGTGGCCGCCAGTTCCACCGCCAGCCACATGCGGAACTTGTTCTCGTCCGTCCAGATGTGCCCCATCTCGGGGCGCGTGTAGCGTGAGATCACGGCCTCGTCCTCGCCTCCGGCTGCGAATCGGGAACCGCCATTCTAAATGGCCGCGACGCATCTTTCCCAAAGTGGGCCTTGTCCCGTAAGTGGATGCGCCCTCCTTCCGCCGTGCGTTTTCCCGGCCGGCCACGCCCGCAGCTCCGCCTAGCATGAAGGTTGCGCCGCCTGCGCGCGCGGTACCCGCGTGGCTGGCGCCGTCCTCGCGGAGGATCAGCATGAAACCAGCTGCCAACGGCAGCCCATCCAAGCGTCCCTATCAGAAGCCGGAACTGCGCAAGCTGTCTCCGGCGGAAGCCCAGGCGCGCCTGCGGGAGCATGCGATGCGCGGCAGCACGGTGCCTTATCTGCTCCTGCATCGCCCGCCCCAGCGGGGTTGGGTCCGTTAGGACCCGTCAGCCCTTCCGTCGAGCGCTGCCGGTTTGGCTATGAACAGCGCGTCCAGTGCGATGGCAGAAGCGGCCCGGGATGAGCCTGCGGTCTCGGCTCTGGTCCGGTCGTTCCGCCGGTTCGCACGCGCCGCCGCTGTGGTTGCCATGCTGGTCGGCATCGTTGTCCTCGGTGGTTGGTTCTTCGACCTCGCCACGCTCAAAAGCGTCCTTCCCGGCCTGGTCGCCATGAACTTCAACACTGCGCTGAGCTTTGCGCTCGCCGGCCTCGCCCTCTGGCTGCTTGCGCCCGACTCGGTCTCAGCCGGCAAGTCTGGCCTTCACTTCACCGGCTTCGCCTGCGCCGCCCTGGTCACCCTGGCCGGCGCCCTCACGTTGAGTCAATACCTGTTCAACTGGAACGCGGGAATCGACCAACTGCTCTTCCCCGAACCTGCGCCCGCCGTCGATACCTCTCATCCCGGCCGCATGGCGCCGGTCACCGCCCTGAACTTTTTCCTGCTCGGTGCAGCCCTCCTCCTGCTGGAGACGCCCCGGCGCGTTCTCCAGTTCTTGCGCTTCTGCCTTGCCGCGGCAGTGTTCCTCTCCTCGTTTCTGGGCCTGATCGGCTACCTCTACGGCGTTCGCCAGTTCTACGGACAGGGACCGTTCACCGCCATCGCGCTCCACACCGCAGCCACTTTCTTCTTGCTCAGCCTGGGGATCATCTGTTCCCGGCTCGAGCAGGGGCCGACCGTCGCGTTTGCCGGCGACACCACGGGCGGCATGATGGCGCGGCGCCTCTTCCCCGCCGCCCTGCTGACCCCCACCGTCCTGGACTGGCTCCGCCTGCAAGGCGAAGCTCACAGTCTCTATGGGATGCACTTCGGCGTGGCCCTGTTCACCACCGCCAGCGCCATGGTCTTCGCCGCGCTGGCATGGCTCAACGCCGTTGCCCTGGACCGGCTCGACCGGCAGCGCCGCCAGGCCGAAGAAGGACTCCGCGAGCAGACCCGCATCCTGCAGTCCATCCTCGACTGCATGGGCGATGGCGTTGTGGTGGTGGACCAGGACCGGCGCTTCCTGGTTTTCAATCGGGCAGCGGAACAACTGCTCGGCCGCGGACCGGTACCGGCCGACCCGGCCTCCTGGCCCGAATTCTACGGGCTCTACTACCCCGACCGGATCACTCCTTTTCGCAGCGACGATCTTCCCAGTGCCCGTGCCCTGCGGGGGGAATCCACCGATGGTATCGAGTTCTTCGTCCGCCACCCGGGCCAGACCGAAGGCCGCTGGGCTCAGGCTTCCGGCCGGCCGCTGCTCGACGATCGCGGCCGCATTCGCGGCGCCGTGGTCGTCAGCCACGACATCACCCAGCGCAAGCGCTTCGAAGAGGCTCTGCGCCGCAGCGAGGAAAACTACCGCTCCCTGGTCGAGCACATCCCCGACGTGGTCTGGACCGCCGACTCTGAAGCCCGCGCCACTTTCATCAGCTCCAACATGGAGCGCCTCTCCGGCTTCACCGCAGAGGAGATCGAAGCAGGCGGGCCCGAGGTCTGGTTCCAGCGCGTCCATCCCGATCACGCCCAACGCGCCCGCGACGCCTACCGCGAGATGTTCGAAACCCGTGCGCCTCTGGATGTCGAATACCCCATCCAGCGCAAGGACGGCCGCTGGATCTGGGTACACGTGCACGCCGACCATGTCTACCAGGCCGAGGGTCGCGTCTTTGCCTCCGGCATCGTCTCCGACGTCACCCGCAGCAAGCAGCTCGAGGAGGACCTCCGCCGCCTCAACGCCGAGCTCGCCGCCGCCAACCAGGAGCTGGAACAACGCAGCCGCGAAGCCGAGCACGCCACCCAGCTCAAGAGCCGCTTCCTGGCCAGCATGAGCCACGAGCTGCGCACTCCGCTCACCGCCATCATCGGCTTCTCCGACCTGCTGGGCGAGGAGATCGCCGGCGCCCTCAACCCCAAACAGCGCCGCTACGTCGAGCACGCCCGCCAGGCCGCGCGCCACCTCCTCCAGCTCATCAACGACATCCTCGACCTCTCCAAGATCGAGGCCGGCCAAATCGAGTTCCGTCCGGAAACGTTCTCCGTCGCCGAAGCCCTCCCGGAAGTGCTCACCACCATCCGTCCCTTGTCGCTCGGCCGCCGCGTCCGCCTGCAGACCCGGATGGACGACCTGCGCGTGTTCGCCGACCGCATCCGCTTCAAGCAGATCCTCTACAACCTCATCTCCAACGCCATCAAGTTCACTCCCGAAGGCGGCTGCGTCTCGGTCGAATCCGCGCTGTGCGGGGCCTTCGTCGAGGTCTCCGTGATCGACACTGGCGTTGGCATCGCTGCCGACGAACTCGAAGTCATCTTCGATGAGTTCCGCCAGGTCGGCGACAGCGCCCGCGGCCTCAAGGAAGGCACCGGCCTCGGCCTGGCCATCACGCGCCGCCTGGTCGAGCAGCAGGGCGGAACCATCCGCGTCGCCAGCGAGCCCGGCCGGGGGAGCCGGTTCACCTTCGCGCTGCCGGCTGCGCTGCCCACCGAAGTCACCCGCGAGCCCGCTCCCCAGCGTCCTCGCGCTTCACGCCGCGTCCAGCCCCTTGTGCTCATCGTGGACGACGAGCCCGCCGCACGCGAGCTGCTGGTCGAGTACCTCTCGCCTCAGGGATATGAGCTTGCGACCGCCGCCTCCGGCGACGAAGGCTTACAGAAAGCGCGCGACCTGCAGCCCGACGCCATCACCCTCAACATGCTCATGCCGGGCAAGAACGGCTGGGAGACTCTGCGCCGGCTCAAAGCCGATCGTTCCACCGCCTGGATCCCGGTCATCATCGTCTCCGTCGTCGACCAGCGGAACGTGGGGTTCGCGCTGGGCGCTGCCGACTACCTGGTCAAGCCCGTGCCCAAGCAGGTGCTTCTGCAGGCGGTCCGCAAGTGGCTCCCGCGCACCGACGGCCGGCCCTCCATCCTGGTGGTCGATGACGAACCGCAGGCCCTGCAGATGATGGCGGAAGTGCTGGAGGCTGCCGGCTATCGCATCGCCAAGGCTTCCGGCGGTCGCGAAGCCCTGGAAGCCATGCGCCGCCATCCGCCCCACGGCCTTCTGCTCGACCTGCTCATGCCCGAAGTGGACGGCTTCGAGGTCATCCGCCAGATGAAAGAAGATGGCGCCCTGCGCGACATTCCCGTCTTCGTTCTCACCGCCAAGGACCTCACCGAGGTGGACGTCGAGTTCCTTCGCCAGCAGACCCGAGCCTTCTTCCGCAAGAACGCGTCCTGGAAGCAGGAATTGCTGGCTCAGGTGCAGGCCGCAGTCTCCCGCACCGCGGAGGGCGCTCGCCCATGAAGCGCATCCTGCTGGCCGAGGATAATCCCATGAACCGGGAGCTGATCCGCGACGTGCTGGAAGCCCTGGGCTGCGAGGTCATCGAGGCCGAAAACGGCGAGGCCGCTCTGCGCAAGCTGCGCGAGCTGCCGCCCGACCTCGTCCTGCTGGACGTGCAGATGCCCGGACTGGACGGCTACGCGGTGCTCGGCCAGGTGCGCGCGGATGCCCGTCTGTCCCACCTGCCGGTCATCGCGCTCACCGCCTTTGCCATGCGCGGCGACCGCGAGCGGATGCTGGCGGCCGGCTTCGACGCCTATCTCAGCAAGCCCATCGACTTCGACCAGCTTCGCGCCGAGATCGAGCGCCTCTGCAACCACCGCTCAGCGCATTGAGTACGCGCGCTCGTCCCCTTGCAGGCCGGAGAGGGCTTCCTGCATCAGCGGGCGCAGGGCTTCCACACTCACGCCCAGCGTGCTCCCGGAGAAGCCTTCGAGATAGGCCGCGTTGATGCCGATCACTTCCCCGCGGGCGTTGAACACCGGGCCGCCGGAACCGCCGTGCGCCGTGGCCGCGTCGTAGATCAGGTTGTGGCCGACCACGTCGCCCAGGTGGCCGAACGTGGCCGAAGGACGGATGAGCAGCAGGCTGGCCAGTTCCCGGGTCACCGCCATCTCGTCCTCGCGATTCACCAGCCGCCGGTAGACCGCGCGCGGGCTCTTGGCCACCATGGCCGCGGTGCCCATCGGATATCCCACCACCACGACCGGATCGCCCGGCACGGCGGGCCGCGCGGCCAGCGGCAAGGCCCGCAGATTTGCTGCCGAAGCCTGCGGCTCGAAGCTCACCACGGCCAGGTCGGCTTCGTCCGAGACCGTGACCTTGGTGACGCGCAGCCCTTCGCCCACTCCGGGGAAGAAGGCTTCCAGGCGCTCGAGTTTGGGCCGCGCGCCGCGGCGCATCAGCGCTTCCGCTTGTTCGTCTTCGAACCAGGGTTCGGCGACGTGGCGGTTGGTGGCGATCAGCCCCGCGCCCACCACGAACCCGGTGCCGGAAAAACGCATGCGCAGCTTCCCGCGCCGGCCCACAACCGCGGGCCGCCCGCTGAAGGTGTAGGTCCCGTAGAGGAAACCGATGGAGTCGCGGTGCCGGTTCAGCACCACCGCAGGCATGGCCTGTTCCTGGCGCACCGCCTCCAGTTCGGCCGAGAGCCGCTCCACCCGCTGGGCGAATCGTTGCGCGGAGCGTTCCGCCGCCATCTGCGAACCGCCGGCGACCAGCGCGAGCAGGACGGTGACTCCCGTCATCGCCGCCCACGGCGCGTATCCGCGCGCGGCCTTTCCGGCGTGCTCGCTCGCCCGTTGCACTGCTGGCGTCATTCCGCCTCACCTTGCTCTCGGATGCAAGCCCTTTGCCGTAACTGACTGGATACCGGCGTATCCGCCCCGCGCCGCTGTTTCTCCTTCGCTTGACTGGCAATTCCCGGCCCCGGGGTCTAGAATGTGCCGGTCTTTTCTTCTCCTGTCCCGGAAGCGTGAGCGCGCTTCCCATCGTTCTGACAGCCAACAATCCGGAGGATTCCCCATGAAGAAACATTTCGCATTGCTCTTGGCGTTCCTGCTCGTCTCCAGCCTGGTGGCGCTGGCGGGCGATGCCGCGGGCGCGCCCAAGATCCTGCGCATTTTCAAGGCCGAGACCGCGCCCGGCCGCAGCGCCACCTACGATGCCGCCGTGCGCCAGGTGCGGCAGGCGGTGAACGCCGGCAAGGCCGACTTCCACTGGATCGCGGCCCGGCCCTTCACCGGTGACGCCAACCAGATCATGTTCCTCACCTTCGCCGATAATTTCGCCGAAGTCGAGCGCTCCGAGGAGAGCTTCAACAAGGCCGCCATGGCCACCTTCCAGAGCGCCGACTTCACCCGCAGCATTGCCGAATCCGAACGCAGCGGCAAGAACATCGTGGCCAAGCTGCGCGAGGACCTTTCCTACAACCTGGGCAGGTTCGACGTGGCCAATGCGCGCCACTGGGAAGTCAGCTTCGTCGAGGTCCGTCCCGGCTACGGCATGGATTTCTCCGAGATGGAGCGCGAAGCCATCGATCTGCACAAGCGCGCCAACATCGATGAGGTGTGGGCCGCCTACGAAGTCGAGTACGGCGGCACGCCGGGGATCCTGTTCCTCACCCCGCTGCGCTCGCTCGCCGATCTCGACCGCGACCTGAAGAAGGAGCACGAGGCCGTATTCACTCCCGCCATCCGCCGCCGCTTCTCGGCCGTGGCCCGCGAGGGAATCGCGCAGGAGAAGAGCCAGATCATCTCCGTGCGGCCCGACCTCAGCCGTCCCACCGAAGCCATCGTGGCCGCCAACCCCGACTTCTGGACCGTGAAAGAAGAAGCTCCGGCCGTTGCCGCCAAGGGCAAGAAGACCGCCAAGGTGCAGCAGGCGGCGCAGAAGTCCGAAGCCAGGCAGTAGCGTTAGCCGTTTTCTGGGAGCCGGCGGCGGAAAGCCGCCGGCTTCCTTCTTGTGCGGCGCTCGCTTACTTCTCTGCGAGGTAGACGCTTAGCGTGAGTTCCGGCTGCTCGTCCTCTTCATCGCCGGAGGGAACCAGGCCGCTGAAGTCCACCGAGAGGCGCGTCTTCTCGTGCGCGAGGATGAAGCGCCATTGCGATTCCTCGCGGGTCTCTTCCGCCTTCCATGCCGGGAAGCACGCCCGTGCGCGTTTGGCCAGCGCGACGAACTCGCGCTTGCCCTTGGCCGGGTCCGGGCGGAATCCAAGCGAGCAGAAGTAGCCCTGCTCACTGGCCTCGCACGAGGCTGCGCCCGGCGCTTTCAGCTTGCCTTCCCACATGGCCGTGAATCCTTCCAGGGGCTGGCCGCGCAGCGCCGCGAACCGCGTGGGCGCTTCGCGCAATACAGATTCGAAGTAGCCGCAAAGCGGGTCGCGGGCCTCAGCTTTCTGCGCATCCTGCCCGGAAGCGGAGAGCAGGACGGCGAGAACCAGGAGTTGCGCGCGCAGAAGTCTCATCGGCAGGCTCCGGAGGGTGTACTGTGCCACGGTCCGGCGCCCGGGAGCAACTTTGTTCATGGCTCGGCCATGCATATCGTGATACGATATATATCGCATGTCCTTCTACCAGGCCCTGGCTGAGTTCCGCTACCGTATACGCGGTTTCCTGGAGTTCAGCCAGCGGGCGGCGGCCGCCGCCGGCTTGGAGCCTCAGCAGCACCAGGGTTTGCTGGCTTTGCGTGGCCTCCCTCGCGGGCTTCAGCCCACCATCCGCACGCTGGCGGAGCGCCTGTGCATCCGTCACCACAGTGCGGTAGAACTGGTGAACCGGCTGGCGCGCGCCGGACTGGTGACCCGCAATCACGCCCCAGGGGACGCACGCGTCGTGCTGCTGCGCCTGACGCCGCGCGGCGAGCGCCTGCTCGACCGCCTTTCCCGCCAGCATCGCGCCGAGTTGCGGGTGGCTGCTCCAGCCCTGGTCCGCGCCCTTCAGAGCGTCATCGCGAAGCCTCCCGTCCGAGCCCGCCGGCCGGTTCGGCGTCCAGCCCATGCCAAGGACAAACGATGAGCCCGTCACGTCTCAGCCCCGGGCATCCCCCGGCGCAGTTCCGGCTGCTGATGGTTTCCCTGCTGGCGGGCGGCATCGGTCTGGCTGCGGGCTTCATCGCCTACGGCCTCTATTCGCTCATCGGCTTCTTCAGCAACCTGGTCTTTTTCCAGCGGGTGGAGTTCACGCTGCCTTCGCTGCAGGACCACCACTTGGGACTCTGGGTGCTGGTGGTGCCAGCGCTCGGTGGCCTGATAGTCGGACTGATGGCGCGCTACGGCTCTTCCCGCATTCGCGGGCACGGCATCCCTGAGGCCATGGAGGCGGTGCTGGTGCAGCAGAGTCGCATCGAGCCGCGCGTCGCGTTGCTCAAGCCGCTTTCCGCCGCCATCGCCATCGGCACCGGCGGCCCCT
Protein-coding regions in this window:
- a CDS encoding MarR family winged helix-turn-helix transcriptional regulator — translated: MSFYQALAEFRYRIRGFLEFSQRAAAAAGLEPQQHQGLLALRGLPRGLQPTIRTLAERLCIRHHSAVELVNRLARAGLVTRNHAPGDARVVLLRLTPRGERLLDRLSRQHRAELRVAAPALVRALQSVIAKPPVRARRPVRRPAHAKDKR
- a CDS encoding response regulator → MKRILLAEDNPMNRELIRDVLEALGCEVIEAENGEAALRKLRELPPDLVLLDVQMPGLDGYAVLGQVRADARLSHLPVIALTAFAMRGDRERMLAAGFDAYLSKPIDFDQLRAEIERLCNHRSAH
- a CDS encoding serine protease, giving the protein MTPAVQRASEHAGKAARGYAPWAAMTGVTVLLALVAGGSQMAAERSAQRFAQRVERLSAELEAVRQEQAMPAVVLNRHRDSIGFLYGTYTFSGRPAVVGRRGKLRMRFSGTGFVVGAGLIATNRHVAEPWFEDEQAEALMRRGARPKLERLEAFFPGVGEGLRVTKVTVSDEADLAVVSFEPQASAANLRALPLAARPAVPGDPVVVVGYPMGTAAMVAKSPRAVYRRLVNREDEMAVTRELASLLLIRPSATFGHLGDVVGHNLIYDAATAHGGSGGPVFNARGEVIGINAAYLEGFSGSTLGVSVEALRPLMQEALSGLQGDERAYSMR
- a CDS encoding response regulator, coding for MAEAARDEPAVSALVRSFRRFARAAAVVAMLVGIVVLGGWFFDLATLKSVLPGLVAMNFNTALSFALAGLALWLLAPDSVSAGKSGLHFTGFACAALVTLAGALTLSQYLFNWNAGIDQLLFPEPAPAVDTSHPGRMAPVTALNFFLLGAALLLLETPRRVLQFLRFCLAAAVFLSSFLGLIGYLYGVRQFYGQGPFTAIALHTAATFFLLSLGIICSRLEQGPTVAFAGDTTGGMMARRLFPAALLTPTVLDWLRLQGEAHSLYGMHFGVALFTTASAMVFAALAWLNAVALDRLDRQRRQAEEGLREQTRILQSILDCMGDGVVVVDQDRRFLVFNRAAEQLLGRGPVPADPASWPEFYGLYYPDRITPFRSDDLPSARALRGESTDGIEFFVRHPGQTEGRWAQASGRPLLDDRGRIRGAVVVSHDITQRKRFEEALRRSEENYRSLVEHIPDVVWTADSEARATFISSNMERLSGFTAEEIEAGGPEVWFQRVHPDHAQRARDAYREMFETRAPLDVEYPIQRKDGRWIWVHVHADHVYQAEGRVFASGIVSDVTRSKQLEEDLRRLNAELAAANQELEQRSREAEHATQLKSRFLASMSHELRTPLTAIIGFSDLLGEEIAGALNPKQRRYVEHARQAARHLLQLINDILDLSKIEAGQIEFRPETFSVAEALPEVLTTIRPLSLGRRVRLQTRMDDLRVFADRIRFKQILYNLISNAIKFTPEGGCVSVESALCGAFVEVSVIDTGVGIAADELEVIFDEFRQVGDSARGLKEGTGLGLAITRRLVEQQGGTIRVASEPGRGSRFTFALPAALPTEVTREPAPQRPRASRRVQPLVLIVDDEPAARELLVEYLSPQGYELATAASGDEGLQKARDLQPDAITLNMLMPGKNGWETLRRLKADRSTAWIPVIIVSVVDQRNVGFALGAADYLVKPVPKQVLLQAVRKWLPRTDGRPSILVVDDEPQALQMMAEVLEAAGYRIAKASGGREALEAMRRHPPHGLLLDLLMPEVDGFEVIRQMKEDGALRDIPVFVLTAKDLTEVDVEFLRQQTRAFFRKNASWKQELLAQVQAAVSRTAEGARP